One Rhea pennata isolate bPtePen1 chromosome 15, bPtePen1.pri, whole genome shotgun sequence genomic window, TGACTGTGGGGCTACTTGATTACTCTGTCACCACGACATCCGTAGCCAAAGTGGGCCGCCAGACATCACTGTCTCTGCTGCAGACAGGCCACATGCCCACTGTGAGCATTTAGGATGGCAGAGAAGAGAAGCGATACTGCATGTTGCCTCTGCTCCTAGGGACCCAGAGCCCAGCCTCTCTCCCCGGCAGTATTGTTTCTCCACTCAAGCCCTCTTCCACTACCACAGCACTATACACGGCACCTCTAACCAAGGAAGGTTCTGCTCAAGAGGCCACTCACCAAGGAAAGGGACTCCAGCATGTTTTGCCAGTTCTTCACCTCCCCCTTTGGAAAAGATGTTTGTACACTcctgaaggaggaagagaaatagcaGTTAGTCATAAACACCAGTACACAGAGCCCTGTGCAACAGGGCAGGCACTGCTTGGGTGTGAGCAAAGCCAACTCTCCTCCACCTTCCAACCTCAGGGCAACTGTCTTCACTCTTGCCCTCCCCCAGGTCTCTTTAGGaaagcagagccagcagctTCTTCCAAACCTCACACACAGCAGCCAGGAGACTCATCTCCAAGGCACACAGCGTTGCTCCCCATGGCATTCAGTGACTTCCAGCCTGAGGTGCTGGATCACACAATAACTCTATCGCAAATAAGAACCTGTAGTACAGCCCAGCAGTATCAAGAAACTCACCGAACAATGTGGGCAGACAAAACCACTCATGTTCTCTACGATCCCAAGAACTCGTAAACCCGTCTTCTTACAGAACGTCAGCTCTCGCCTTACATCCCCCACGGACACTGCCTGTAGAGCAGAGCAGGCTAGGGTTAGGGGTTTCCTCCTCCCTGGCCAGACTATAGTTCTAGAGCAGGTACCCACATGCAGAGACAGTCTGCAGCATCAGAAAGAGGCTTAGGAAATGCTCTCTCCCCATTGCTGGCCATAGCTTGTGCTAAGAGTCCTTGGTGCACTCCAGAAGAGCGGAGCACAGGGGACACAGCGGAAAATGAGTGACTGTTGCATGAGTTGAAGCGGTTAAGCAGTAGACCTGCAGCAAGAGCTGTACTGAAGCGACAGATGTACTCAGCTTTCCAGTGGGCCCCATGCTTGGGCAGCCCCTGGCTCACCAAGCACTTGTGTATAAACAGAGGCAAATATCAGACAAGCTTGGATTTGAGAGCAAGCTGACTCACAACTGACTGACAGAGGTCAGAGATGTCCTAGGAGAGATATGACAGTGGCTGCGCATCAAGAGACAGATATGTAAAGCAAGTAGTCATAGACAGGCCTGTGAAAACACCCACCCTCAGATGTACATTCCCCCACCAACCAAGCCTGGAGACTGGGCAGGTTGCTCTACCTGAGGCGTTGTGACTAGGATCACTCCCAGAGGCTTGTACGGCCGCAAAGCCTCCACTGTGGAGATGTGCTCATCAGACGTGCCGGGAGGAGTATCCACAATGAGGAAGTCCAGTTCCCCCCAGGCCACATCATCAACAAATTGTTTTATcaaagctgcaaaaataaagggaggggggaagggggaatcAGGTTTTAGCAAATGTCCTGGCAGCGATACGGTCAGGAGGCATCTTGGGAGTCGTGGGAGAGAGAGCAGGGCTACCTGTCAGCAGAGCACATGCAGCACAGCTTGAAGCACCTGAACCCGAACCAGGGGAGACAGCCCTGGAATGCAAGAGCCTTATCTTGCCCCAAGTCACTTGGAGCCCTGTCTCCAAGGCTAATCAGACTCCACAATACCTGGCTACACACAGACACTTCACTATGACCGCATGTGTGCCAAGGGGACAGCCCCAACCCACCCAGGCAATGCTACATGGACTTACGACATTGGAGACGCTTTCATTGCTAACATTTCTCAGCTGAAACCAACAGTGATAGAGTAAAGGCTCTCTCCAGGCCATTTACATCAGCCATCTCTAACCCACTGGCCCTCTGCCCCAGGAGAGGGGCTTTCAGATCTCAGCCTACATTTGAACACAGGCTGCCAAGGAACGTGGTGTCTGGAAGAGCCCAGGCCCCGGGCAGAGCAAGCATCAGCTCTAAGAGGTTTTGCAGAAGGTGCCTAGTGCTGGAAGGTTGTTACTAACAGCAAAAAACATCTGTACCATTTTTCTTGGGTCCTCTCCACACCACAGCATCATCTGGCTTTTCCAACAGGAAGCCAATGGACATGAGCGAAATGCTTTTGTCTTGGTCCACGAAGACTGGCACCCAGCCACTGCTGCACTGGTGCACGTCATGGTTCTGCACCTTGAACATACGGGGTATGCTGGGGCCACACAGGTCCACATCCAGGATCCCGACCTGCAGGCAACCAGGCAGAGCCTTTCAGACAGGCCTGAGCACCACCACAGTGCTCCTTCCTCAGGCAAGAGAAAGCAACATATGAGCTCCAGCAGCTCACAGCATTCTGCAGAGAGGACTCGGCAGCTCAGGAACCAAAGTGCCAGTTCTGACTGGCATCCTTTGACTTGGGTCCTCCCGACCCCCATCCTTACAAGGAACATGTCTTTAGAGACACTTTGGGAAATCTTTATTCAAGAGACCTATCAGAACGTAAGTGGCATCTGCTCCAAGTAGCctttaaaaaattctcagtGTGCCTCATGCCCCTGTGGCAATGCTGTCTTTCAGCTCACCCGCTTCTCTCCACAAAGTGGCTGTGTACTGCACCACAAAACAGCACGCCATTTCTCAGTGCCTTCATTTTGCACATGACAGAAATCACTTCCCCTTTACCCAGGAGATGAAAATGATCCTCCAAAAGTTAACTGCCCAGTCAGATAGAGGTCAGACTGGGCAGAAACAAgtaagcacacacacacacacacacacaaaaaaaagtacTCAAGTTTCTGTCACAGACAGCACTTTTTCTCACAGCAGCAACCTCCATCACAAATAATCTTTATGTTCTACTCACAGAACAGACACATGCAGAAAGGCTGAGCAAATCCAAGCCCAGTTAGAGGTCAGAAGGGAGAGCACGCAGAGCTCCTCATCCCGTGGGCTGTCACTCACCTTCTTCCCCGAGTGCCGTAGAGACAAAGCTAGCTCAGTGGTGATGGTGCTCTTCCCCACGCCGCCCTTCCCCGAGAGCACCAGGAGGATGTGCCGTACCCCAGCCAGGTTACTTCTCTCTGGGAAGAAACAGAGCAGTAACACGGCATCAGACTCTCTCCTTGATCTTGAGCTGTGCAGGCAGCAACACTCTGACCAGTCAGCTCAGAGTCTGTGCCTAAGCACAAGAAAACAGGGCAAAAGAACAGTGGAATGGACAGACCTTCTGCTATTAGGAAGAGGAAGATCAGAGCAATGGCAAGACCAATAAAGAGTCTGTGGAGAGTAAAACTTTGGCCTGGTGACCTACGCAGTACTCAAGCAGCAAAGCAATAcacatccagaaaaaaagacttcGTTGCGCTTTGCCCAGACCAGATTTTAACCTAAACCCTTTGCAGGAATTGCCGTGAGGCTCTCTGTGAAACCAGCCCCTTCAGACCACGTTTCTCGCCCTCCTGGCAGCCCAGGCCAcctccagcctccctgccagcacAGGTTCTGGTCTGAGTGCCCCCTGCTCAGGGCTCTGCCACCACGGGCTTTCCCTGTAGGACAAAGCTGAAGGGGGAAAATGCGAGAAAACCCCCCCGGCACCGGCTCCCTCTGGAAGCGGGAATGCTCTGAGGGGAGAGAGGCCGGGAGGGGGGCGCCGTAGCAGGAGCCCCCGCTTCGGagccccggcagcgccgagGGCCGGTGCGGGGCAGGCGCCGCCCAACCCACCGGGCGGCCCCGCATTCCCGGGCGCCCCGTCACCGCCGCCCGCTGCGGCCTGCCTGACACACGGCCCCGGGCCGGCAGGcacccgccgcgccgccagcaTGGAGCCCGCCCGCACCATGGCGGACCTCATCCGCACCTCCACCGACGGTAacgggcggggggggggggggcgctaCGCGGAGCCGCGGCGCAAGGCGGCCCCGGGAGCACCGGCACcacggtgccgccgccgccgggagccgggCCCCGCGCCTCCGTCCCGCCCCCGCCTCGGGCTGCCTTCACCGGGAGCCGagtcccgccgccccgggcctactgccgccgggccggccgccgcggggccctcCCCACCCCCCGAGAGagagggccgggccgggccgggccccccccccgcaccgCCGGGCCCTTCCCCCCTCGCCTCGCACCGCCGGGCCCCTCGCCCCGCACCGCCGGGCCCTTCCCCCCTCGCCTCGCACCGCCGGGCCCCTCGCCCCGCACCGCCGGGCCCTTCCCCCCTCGCCTCGCACCGCCGGGCCCCTCGCCCCGCAccgccgggccccccccccgaGCGAACACCCGACCCCCACGCTCACCCCCCTCCGCCTCCTCCATGCTGCTGCCCGGCTCGCTTCCGCCTTCCGGCGGCCAGGGCCCCGCCCCCCTTCGAAATGGCAGGCGCCTCCCCCAATCGCGAGCCGCGCGCGCGCTCTCCGCTCCGGCCCCCGGAGCCACTCCAAGCCGCTCGCTCACCCTCGAGCCCCACCCTCCAGTCTCGATAGGCGTCGCCTCCAGCCAATGAGCTCAGCTTTTGGACCCGCCGCACGCAACGTCATCAGCGGTCGTCGCCCAATAGAGTGCCGCCGTACGATTGACACTCGGGGCAGCCAGTAGCGTGACGCTGACCGCGGGCGCCTTCCCCGCCGCGCCCTCCCCCCGCCGGAGCTGTGAGCGGCGGGGCGCTCCGCCAACCGCGAGCGCGCCGtggcggggcccggcggggccgcggccaaTGGGcgctgggggcggggccgagcgcgGATTGTTTATGTCCCGAGAGAGGAAAGTAGGtcggagcgcggcggcggggccgcgccgggcaggtgggcccgggcgggcggggctgggggcgcgGGCCGGTGCTCGcgggtcggggggggggggtgcgcgggccgggccgggccgggcctcgcCGCTGGGCCCGGGCGGCTCGCTGGGAGCCGGCGGCGCTGGGCCctgcggcggcgggagcggagccgcggcggcggcgcccggccgtGCGCGGCCGGCGGTGGGGGGGaggcgcggagcgcggccccgccgccgcagAGCTCCTGCGGGCTCTGGCCCGCttccgcggggccgccggccggTACCGGGGCGCCTCCGAGCTGCCACGTGTCcgcagggccgcggcgcggcccggagccgccggcggggccgcgcagcCGGGGCCTCCCTGCGGGCCCCTTCTGGCCGGGAGGTGGCTTTGCACGAGCAGACGCCGGGAGAAACGAGCCCGAGCACCGAGGCTGCCCCGCCGCGTTCCCGTCCGCCACCGAGCTCGGGCCCGGGGCCCGGGAGCACGGTTGGCCTGTCGGGTTGCCCGCAGGGCCGTAGAGGCCCGTCCCGGTAGCGTTGCCGTTCAGCTCAGGACCCACGAGTGTCTCTGCCTGCTGTCCTTGAGGCCGGTCGGGACAGGCCCGTGGAAAGGGCGTGTGCTTCCCCAGCAAGCAGGCGCGAGgtctcccccccgcccccggtgCCGAGAGCGAAGCCTCCTCTGAAGTGGTTCCTGCTCCGTGTCTGAACGGGCGGCTGCTCGGGGGTGAACGAACAGCATTTGCAGCAGGTGGCCGCATGCGGCTCTGCGCGGTGGCCGCAGCGGTGGCCACGGCCACGCACCGGGCTGAACAGTTCGGTCAGAGCTTGAGTAACTGCCCAAAGGCTACTGGGCGCGAGGGAGGCTCTGTGTTGGTGCCTGGCGATCCTGACTCCTCAGGCCAGGTGGATGCTGGATGGCAGGATCCATGTGCAGCCCAggtggcagctgctgccagaTCCTGGGAACGTCTTGGGGATCCAGCCCAGTGGAGCTCCAGCTGGGCTCACGGAAAAGTTAACCTCGGTACTTGTTGGGCGGTGTGAGCAGCGCAGCAGAAGAGGTTGAAGCATGCAGAAGCTTGTGGCGCAGGAGGGACTTATTTTACTGCCTGATCAACCGACAGTGACTGCGAAGGCGCAGTTTACGCTGATCTGTGCCCCTGTGGGTTGTGGTGACTTGGGGGCGGCTGCTGCAGAGGTAGTGACGGGTGGAAGAGGGATGTTGCTGCTGTGTTTAACCCCCTTCTCCCTTGGCACCCACAGCTTACCTCTCTCAGAATACCATGGCGCGACGCACACGTAACAGCAGGGCCTGGCATTTCGTCCTGAGCGGGGTGCGCCGCGACGCGGACACCCGGGCAGTCGCCTTGGCGcccggcgcgcggggctggggctaTGACTCCGACGGGCAGGTAAGCTGGTACACTTTGCTTTAAAGCAAAACGAGGGaaaccttccctctcccctggCAGCAGGCACTGGTTGCTCAAGGTCCAGGTAATTGAGCAGCTAGGATTTCAGCAcaaaaaaatagccaaaaatGAGAAAGGACTGTTACAGGCTGTCTGCCCAGAGGGAGGCAGTTGCTTGTCTGGCTCCAGGTTCTGCTAACCTGGGGAGTGCAGGGGTGTGGGGCTCCCAAGCTTGTCTTTGCATGACATGGGCTGGCTAAGCTGCTTGTAGCCTGCTCCTCTTGCCATTGTGCTCTATGGCTCTGTGCCCAGAGGTTATCTGGGCCAAGAGAACTGATTGATACTAAgctaaattttctcttttttttttaagtatataaagTGTGTGTAGTATGTGTAGCATATACAATATTTTTGACgtgtacattttaaataatgatctaaatatatatttaaactagGTTGGTTCCCTAATCTGGCTTGCTGTATGGCTAAGCTAACGTCTTGTCCTCATGCAACTGGTGCTGGAGCAAGTGGGGCCTCCTTCACGTTTAATTTGTACTTGAAtaccttttcatttaaaatctcttATGCTTCCCAATCTGTAACATGCGCATCACTTCTGAATCTGGCCCTGGCATGCAGATGTGCTGGAAGATGGGAATACTGCAGGAAAAGCTGTCAGTAAAACTGTGCAAGAAGGAGTGAGTTAGACTCACCTGTGCCCCCTTCACCCTTCTCCCCAGTCCTTAAGTATGTGAGTTGAATTCCCCAAGCAGTGTGTGCAGTGGTGGGAACACAGGGAACCGCTCCCGATGCGTAAAAGATAGGCTAAAGCATCACAAGGCCACTGCCAGAGCACTGTGTCCAAATCTGTACGCAGCACTCCAAGAAAACGTGCCTTCCTCTGCTGTCAGAGtagcttcctgtttctgcagtaATAGGAACGGCCAGATTTCTGGAGAGCAGTGGTTATGGAGGGACAACGAAAGACAAAAGCGAAGCTTTCTAATGTACAAGGCAGATTTAGAACAGGAGAGGGAGGGTTGGCAGTCAGTAAGAAAGGCTGAGTCTTTTCAAGTCCCCTGTCTTACACAGCTAAAGAAACCGTGAGTTTAAAGGGGTTTTGTCTTTAAATAGTGATTACAAAATCTGCGGTAGGCATTGGGGTGGGGGTGAATAACGAGCAGGTATATCTCACCAGTGCGTTAACCTGGGGTAACTCGCTGAGATCTGTGGTAAGAGACTCCATCAGGTGACACCAAATCTCCCATAATGTATAGGGTGGGACAGAGTTCTTGTAGTGTCCAGCGCAGGGACACTTCAGTCTCTTGGCACTGGGGAATAGCAAATCCAGTTTTTGTGTTTGGGCATGAAAGTAAACAAAAGCCTTTTAATCCTTCAGTGGGTTCCCCATGGGCCTCTCTGCAGTGCTGGTATGAAGAGCCGCAGCCTTACTGCTTAATGGTCCTGCTTTGTTCTGTCTGTCGGCTCCCCTGCTTggcctcctttctttccccccttaTCTTGTTTATCTCTTCTCCTGCAGCCCTCGGTCTCTCTAGAGCAGGGGTTTTCAGCAGCGGGGCTCTCTGGCTTGGCAGCAGACACACAGAGCCCTTTGGAGGTGTACCGATTCTGCAAAGAGcagtgtgtgcgtgcgtgctTTATCGGTGACACCTTGGACATGGCCGACAGCCCTCCCAAGAGCCCGCAATGTGTGTGTCGAAAATCCCAGCTCTAGCGCAGTTTCCTTAAACGAGCATGCCAAAGACCTGCGCTGTTCAGAGCCTGTCACGCTGCTTGCCTGCTGTGCCCCTTCCCACTGCCTTAGCCCCCCAAGTTGTGGGAGTTTCTGTGCACGGTGGAGCCCTGGAAACCACAGAGGCCAGTGCCTGGTTCCACGAGATCCTCTCCTGTTTGGGAGgcaggctctgcagcacagccaggtgCTAGCCGGGTCCTAGAAGCAGGGTGTTTTCACTGACACAACCCTGTGCCTGCCTACCTAGCAGGTCCGGCCTGGGCACGAcgcagccaggctgctgctggctctggaGCAAACCTAGAGATTTTCCCGTGTGGCTCTGCACTGGGGGTGCCCCAAGAGCAGCCTGGCTGTGGGAAGAGCAGGCGCATCTGCTGGCTGCAAGTCCGGCTCTCTGATCCTGGAGGTGCTTAGTAGTGACtgttcctctgctctccctggcAGCACAGCGATTCGGATTCAGAGCCGGAGTTTTCTTCCCTCTCGCCCTCCATCCCAAGCGCCATCCCCGTAACAGGAGAATCCTACTGCAACTGCGAGAACCAGAACGAGGCTCCCTACTGCTCCGGCCTGCACGCCGTCCACCGCGTCAAGGACTGCCGGTGTGGCGAGGAGGATGAGTGTAAGCAAGGGGATCCTGAACTGCCTTCGAATTCCTTTGGAGTTTGCGGTGGGTGCAGTCCTGGCCCCACTCTGTTGGCTGAATGGTGGCACGGACTGCCTCCCCCGCACTGCACAGATGCTTGGTTTTGCGCAGGGATCCTTATCTCTGTTGTAGCATGTGGTGCTCCTCTGTTTGCATCGCAGAGCTGTGCCGAGCTTAGGAAGGTTACAAGCACCTGCATTCTGTGGTGATTCGGGCTCAGGGCTGAACCTGTCAGAGAATCAGAGTTCACCTCTGGAGACCTGCTTTCAAATCCAACTCCAGCCACAAGTGAAACTGGCCCTTTTGGATACAGCCCTGTTAATGCTGCTGCCTGGTACAGCTGGCAGGATGCCCAGATACGTGGCAGGGCCTACTCGGAACGGGTGAGGAAAGCTAGGAAGAGGGTGGGCTTGGCCTGACCAAGGAAGCATGTAGGATAGGGGAGCTATCACAGTACTTGTGCTCTACCTGTAGCCCCTTGAGCCTAGAAGAGATGAGTATGATTCCCCCAAAGAAACCCAGGGCTCCAGCTTGTTTTGCGTTGCTGTTGCTGTTACTAGAGACCAGCCAAGTGACTGTGCAGCTCGTTCTTCCAGGCTGCGTTTGGTTTGCCAGGCCCTGAGAGCTGTCCTTCTGCTTCCTGTTTGTGCTCAGCCTTGAGCGCCACTAGCACCCAGAACAAGGGGACCACAACTGCTGAGGCTGGAGAAGCTACTTCACAACTGAAAACTTGTGTTCTGAGATGAGAACTGGTTAATGCTGACAGCTTCGGTAGGAGAGTGCACTGAATAGTTCAGGCCTCAAATAACTCTCTAACTTGCACAGCTTAGGATTTGCTCCtctaaacagtttttaaaaaaaaaagttttgacaGGCCCTCAGAGCAAATGACTGTGTGTGCATTGGCTTGATGATAGCTCCCCGAGTGCATTCCCCCACCTTTGTCCTCTGCGTGTTTCCTGAACAGATTTTGATTGGGTATGGGATGACCTGAACAAGTCAACGGCCACCCTGCTAACCTGCGACAACCGCAAGGTGAACTTCCACATGGAATACAGCTGCGGCACGGCTGCTATCCGGGGCAACAAAGAGCTGGCAGACGGGCAGCACTTCTGGGAGATCAAGATGACTTCCCCAGTCTATGGCACGGACATGGTACGTTGAACAAAGTTACTTAGAGAACTGTCCAACATTCCTTTAACGAGACAGCAAGCTTCATCCAGTGGTTCACATAGCTATCCTTGTTTAGCAGTAAGGAAACAGATGCCAGGAGGGTAAGCAGTTTTGCACAATACCACGGCAATCATGATTAGAACCTAactttcctgcttccttttttgtggttttttttgtagATCATTAGTGATAAACTTTTACAAAATAGCAAGGTCAGGCCACAGCAGTGCTCTACCTCAGCCACAGAAAGTGTTCAGGGAGGCGTGTGGTTAGGGGTGATCTTCTGCTGAGTGCAGTGGGGTCTGCAGTGCTTACACACTTCCTTCCCCCTGGAATTGGTACTTATCTCTAGCAAGGTTGTTGATGGGTGTGTGACTGTGTCACAACTCGTGTGGCTTGTCATCAGGAGCCTGGTTCTGCACGCTGCTGTTAGCTCCACCTCCCCAGTCCAGCTACTGAGTACCCCAGTGCAGGGCAGAACCTCAGAGGCTTGAAGCATCTGACTTGGCTTCACCAAAGCCTCTTATCTGgcagacagtgcaaagaaagGGAATGGAGATGCAGGTGTGGAATCTCAATTGCATTTTGTTGCTTTGAGTGTTTGCTGCCCACAGCATACACTAAGAGCTTGTATTCTTCTTCCTGGAACCTGCCTCCCTCCAGATGGTAGGAATCGGGACATCAGATGTGAATCTGGACAAGTACCGCCACACCTTCTGTAGTCTGCTGGGCAAGGATGAAGACAGTTGGGGACTCTCCTACACAGGTAATCCAGGCAGGGAAGTATCAGAAGGCAGGATGGCTGGAAGGCCAGCAAAGGCCTACGCATTTTTCTAGGCAGTTTGAGAATTAAATGTTCTGAACTGGCTTGAGGCCAAAATGGCTTCTGGAACTGAGCCTCTTTGTCAAGTTGGACTGGAGCTGCTGCAAGCAGCCGACCTCTGCGTGTGCTTGAACAGCGTGCAGTAGGCTGTTCACTTCAGCAGGACTACTGCACCCCACAGGGTTTGCCTTGGCATTGTGTGTGCCATAATACTGTGCCAGGCACTCTCTAGCTGTTTGTGTAGGACAGCTGCTCTCCACTTTTGGAGCGTCTCACCTTGATTGTGCTTCTCTGTGTCAAAGAAGCACTTCTAGGGAGGACCCAGAGGTACTTACCTGCCCCAGGtattctccttctccctcctctcatTCGTACCGACACAGAAAAGTACCAACAACTTGTACTTCAAGTTAATGATGTGGAACGATGCCCTTCAGACTTGCGCACCCCCACCTTCTCTTCTAGCAAAGGTCCAGCCTACATTGCTCGTTTCATGACCCAGCTGCCTACAGCAAATTCAAGCTGTCTTTTCTTACCCACCTTTAGCAGACCCTTAGAACCAGTGCTTGAATCTCCAGGGACACTGGAGAGCAGGTTACATAACACTAATTAGGACTTTTTTATGCCACTGCATGTGCCTTGGTGTTCTGAAGCCTCAACATCCTCTCCTGTTTATACCTCAGATTCTGGGGCGGGGGAACAGTGGATGAGCAATAAGGAAACTGAAGGATTTTTTAGGCAGTGGCCAAGTTTGGTACTGGTTAGGGGCTTGTGGTGACAGGTATGGAAGGTGGGATAGATTTGTGGAACACAGGCTGTCTACTG contains:
- the SPSB3 gene encoding SPRY domain-containing SOCS box protein 3 isoform X1; amino-acid sequence: MARRTRNSRAWHFVLSGVRRDADTRAVALAPGARGWGYDSDGQHSDSDSEPEFSSLSPSIPSAIPVTGESYCNCENQNEAPYCSGLHAVHRVKDCRCGEEDEYFDWVWDDLNKSTATLLTCDNRKVNFHMEYSCGTAAIRGNKELADGQHFWEIKMTSPVYGTDMMVGIGTSDVNLDKYRHTFCSLLGKDEDSWGLSYTGLLHHKGDKTNFSSRFGQGSIIGVHLDTWHGTLTFFKNRKCIGVAATKLQNKKFYPMVCSTAAKSSMKVIRSCASCTSLQYLCCYRLRQLLPNYVDTLEVLPLPPGLKQVLHNKLGWVLSMNYSTSKPSSSSSGSDSDSSCGSDAEACQRKRCRRT
- the NUBP2 gene encoding cytosolic Fe-S cluster assembly factor NUBP2; protein product: MEEAEGERSNLAGVRHILLVLSGKGGVGKSTITTELALSLRHSGKKVGILDVDLCGPSIPRMFKVQNHDVHQCSSGWVPVFVDQDKSISLMSIGFLLEKPDDAVVWRGPKKNALIKQFVDDVAWGELDFLIVDTPPGTSDEHISTVEALRPYKPLGVILVTTPQAVSVGDVRRELTFCKKTGLRVLGIVENMSGFVCPHCSECTNIFSKGGGEELAKHAGVPFLGSVPLDLQLSQSLEEGRDFIQEFPKSSAFPALAHIAQQILDWTSPQSS
- the SPSB3 gene encoding SPRY domain-containing SOCS box protein 3 isoform X2, with the protein product MTPTGSDSDSEPEFSSLSPSIPSAIPVTGESYCNCENQNEAPYCSGLHAVHRVKDCRCGEEDEYFDWVWDDLNKSTATLLTCDNRKVNFHMEYSCGTAAIRGNKELADGQHFWEIKMTSPVYGTDMMVGIGTSDVNLDKYRHTFCSLLGKDEDSWGLSYTGLLHHKGDKTNFSSRFGQGSIIGVHLDTWHGTLTFFKNRKCIGVAATKLQNKKFYPMVCSTAAKSSMKVIRSCASCTSLQYLCCYRLRQLLPNYVDTLEVLPLPPGLKQVLHNKLGWVLSMNYSTSKPSSSSSGSDSDSSCGSDAEACQRKRCRRT